In Phocoena phocoena chromosome 11, mPhoPho1.1, whole genome shotgun sequence, one DNA window encodes the following:
- the CARD10 gene encoding caspase recruitment domain-containing protein 10: protein MPGGAEAGEAEEEAGAGSGSEAEEDALWERIEGVRHRLTRALNPAKLTPYLRQCRVIDEQDEEEVLSTYRFPCRVNRTGRLMDILRCRGKRGYEAFLEALEFYYPEHFTLLTGQEPAQRCSMILDEEGPEGLTQFLMTEVRRLREARKSQLQREQQLQARGRVLEEERAGLEQRLREQQQAQERCQRLREDWEAGSLELLRLKDENYMIAMRLAQLSEEKNSAVLRSRDLQLAVDQLKLKVSRLEEECTLLHRARGPLPAAEEKDKEPDSADLVSELRAENQRLVASLQELQEGLQQEASRPGAPGSERILLDILEHDWREAQDSRQELCQKLHTVQGELQWAEELRDKYLQEMEDLRLKHRTLQKDCDLYKHRMATVLAQLEEIEKERDQAIQSRDRIQLQYSQSLIEKDQYRKQVRGLEAERDELLTALTSLEGAKALLEAQLQRVQGGPYLKACASSHSLCSNLSSTWSLSEFPSPLGGPETAGEVAVTGGSEPHTSEEATDSEKEINRLSILPFPPSAGSILRRQREEDPAPPKRSFSSMSDITGSVTLKPWSPGLSSSSSSDSVWPLGKPEGLLARGCGLDLLNRSLAIRVSGWSPPGGPEPQDKGLDGLSFLRDSWSGAVVRRVLSGPGSARVEPREPRAEAAGLERAVLEGEAQQRTLPWNQTSTLPLMDFKACQSFHEALDAWVKRPGAEPFYIRANLTLPERTDPHALCVKAQEILRLVDPAYKRRQEWFCTRVDPLTLRDLDRGTVPNYQRAQQLLEVQEKCLPSSRHRGPRSNLKKRALDQLRLVKPKHVGSPAGDSPEQLLLEPCSEPERSLKPYSLVRPLLVSALRPVVLLPECLAPRLIRNLLDLPSSRLDFQVCPAESLSGEEQCTSSAPGAPKAQPATPGLGSRIRAIQESVGKKHCLLELGARGVRELVQNEIYPIVIHVEVTDKNVREVRGLLGRPGWRDSELLRQCRGSEQVLWGLPCSWVQVAAHEWGHSEELAKVVRGRILQEQARLVWVEHGSGRGGSGSSSEA from the exons ATGCCGGGCGGGGCCGAGGCAGGGGAGGCCGAGGAGGAGGCTGGGGCCGGCTCCGGGTCCGAGGCGGAGGAGGACGCGCTGTGGGAGCGGATCGAGGGCGTCCGGCACCGGCTGACGCGCGCCCTCAACCCGGCCAAGCTCACACCGTATCTGCGCCAATGCCGGGTCATCGACGAGCAGGACGAGGAGGAGGTGCTGAGCACCTACCGCTTCCCGTGCCGCGTCAACCGCACCG GGCGCCTGATGGACATCTTGCGTTGCCGCGGGAAGAGGGGCTACGAGGCCTTCCTGGAAGCCCTGGAGTTCTACTACCCCGAGCACTTCACGCTGCTCACGGGCCAAGAACCTGCCCAGCGCTGCTCCATGATCCTCG ATGAGGAAGGGCCCGAGGGCCTGACCCAATTCCTGATGACAGAGGTGCGGCGGCTGAGGGAGGCTCGCAAGAGCCAGCTGCAGCGGGAGCAGCAGCTGCAGGCCCGGGGCCGGGTGCTGGAGGAAGAGCGGGCGGGGCTGGAGCAGCGGCTGCGGGAGCAACAGCAGGCTCAGGAGCGCTGCCAGCGGCTGCGGGAGGACTGGGAGGCGGGGAGCCTGGAGCTCCTGCGGCTTAAGGACGAGAACTACATGATTGCCATGCGTCTAGCACAGCTCAGCGAGGAGAAGAACTCGGCCGTGCTGCGCAGCCGGGACTTGCAGCTGGCG GTGGACCAGCTGAAGCTCAAGGTGAGCCGGCTGGAAGAAGAGTGCACACTGCTGCACAGGGCCAGGGGGCCGCTCCCTGCGGCCGAGGAGAAGGACAAAGAGCCTGACAGCGCGGACCTGGTTTCCGAGCTGCGTGCAGAGAACCAGCGGCTGGTGGCATCGCTGCAGGAGCTGCAGGAGGGCCTGCAGCAG GAGGCAAGCCGGCCAGGGGCCCCAGGCTCAGAGCGCATCCTCCTAGACATCCTGGAGCATGACTGGCGCGAGGCGCAGGACAGCAGGCAGGAGCTGTGTCAGAAGCTGCACACGGTGCAGGGGGAGCTGCAGTGGGCCGAGGAGCTGCGGGACAAG TACCTGCAGGAGATGGAGGACCTGCGGCTGAAGCACCGTACACTGCAGAAAGACTGTGACCTGTACAAGCACCGCATGGCCACCGTCCTGGCCCAGCTGGAGGAGATCGAGAAGGAGCGGGACCAG GCCATCCAGAGCCGAGACCGGATCCAGCTGCAGTACTCACAGAGCCTCATCGAGAAGGACCAGTACCGGAAGCAGGTCCGGGGCCTGGAGGCCGAGCGGGATGAGCTGCTGACTGCGCTCACCAGCCTGGAGGGTGCCAAGGCCCTGCTGGAGGCGCAGCTGCAGCGGGTCCAGGGTGGCCCCTACCTCAAG gcCTGCGCCTCTTCCCATTCCCTGTGCTCCAACCTCAGCAGCACCTGGAGCCTGAGCGAGTTCCCCTCCCCGCTGGGAGGCCCTGAAACAGCTGGGGAGGTGGCTGTCACAGGGGGATCTGAGCCCCACACCTCG GAGGAGGCCACGGACAGCGAGAAGGAAATCAACCGGCTCTCCATCCTGCCTTTCCCCCCCAGCGCCGGCTCCATCCTCCGCCGGCAGCGGGAGGAGGATCCCGCACCCCCTAAGAG GTCCTTTAGCAGCATGTCGGACATCACAG GGAGTGTGACGCTTAAGCCCTGGTCCCCTGGCCtctcctcgtcctcgtcctccgACAGCGTGTGGCCTTTGGGAAAGCCGGAGGGCCTTCTGGCCAGAGGCTGTGGCCTGGATCTCCTCAACAG gTCTCTGGCCATCCGAGTGTCTGGCTGGAGCCCCCCGGGGGGGCCTGAGCCCCAGGACAAGGGCCTAGATGGCCTGTCGTTCCTCAGGGACAGCTGGTCTGGGGCTGTCGTTCGGAGGGTGCTCTCTGGGCCAGGATCGGCCAGGGTGGAACCAAGAGAG CCAAGGGCAGAGGCTGCTGGCTTGGAGCGGGCAGTCCTGGAAGGCGAGGCCCAGCAGAGAACCTTGCCCTGGAACCAGACATCCACACTCCCTCTGATGGACTTCAAGG CCTGCCAGTCCTTCCATGAGGCCCTAGACGCCTGGGTGAAGAGGCCGGGGGCCGAGCCCTTCTACATTCGAGCCAACCTCACCCTGCCTGAGCGGACCGACCCCCATGCCCTGTGCGTGAAAGCCCAGGAGATCCTGCGGCTGGTGGACCCGGCGTACAAGCGGCGGCAGGAGTGGTTCTGCACGCGGGTTGACCCCCTCACGCTGCGGGACCTGGACCGGGGCACTGTGCCCAATTATCAGAG AGCCCAGCAGCTCCTAGAAGTTCAGGAGAAATGCCTGCCGTCCAGCCGACACCGGGGGCCCCGCAGTAAT CTGAAGAAGCGAGCCCTGGACCAGCTGCGGCTGGTGAAGCCCAAGCATGTGGGGAGTCCTGCTGGGGACTCCCCGGAGCAGCTGCTGCTGGAGCCCTGCTCAG AGCCAGAGCGGAGCCTCAAACCCTATAGCCTGGTACGGCCCCTGCTGGTTTCTGCCCTGCGGCCCGTGGTGCTCTTGCCTGAGTGCCTGGCGCCCAGGCTCATCCGCAACCTCCTAGACCTGCCCAGTTCCCGGCTGGACTTTCAAGTGTGCCCAGCAG AAAGCCTCTCTGGGGAGGAACAGTGCACATCGTCAGCGCCCGGAGCCCCCAAGGCCCAACCTGCCACCCCTGGGCTGGGCAGCAGGATCCGTGCCATCCAGGAGTCCGTCGGGAAG AAGCACTGCCTGTTGGAGCTGGGTGCTCGGGGCGTGCGGGAGCTGGTCCAGAACGAGATCTACCCCATCGTCATCCACGTGGAGGTGACTGACAAGAATGTCCGGGAAGTCAG GGGTCTGCTGGGCCGGCCGGGCTGGCGGGACTCAGAGCTGCTGCGGCAATGCCGAGGCTCGGAGCAGGTGCTCTGGGGGCTGCCCTGCTCCTGGGTGCAGGTGGCGGCCCATGAGTGGGGCCACTCAGAGGAGCTGGCCAAGGTGGTGCGTGGCCGCATCCTGCAGGAGCAGGCCCGCCTCGTGTGGGTGGAGCATGGCAGCGGCAGaggcggcagcggcagcagcagcgagGCCTGA
- the MFNG gene encoding beta-1,3-N-acetylglucosaminyltransferase manic fringe isoform X2 produces MQCRLLRGLAGVLLTLLCMGLLSLRYYSSPSPQGVPETPGLSPPSPRPPELQLHDVFIAVKTTRAFHQSRLELLLDTWVSRTREQVTRSHLVVTNCSAEHSHPALSCKMAAEFDAFLASGLRWFCHVDDDNYLNPRALLKLLKSFPWTRDVYIGRPSLNRPIHASEPQPNNRTRLVQFWFATGGAGFCINRKLALKMAPWASGPRFVDTSALIRLPDDCTVGYIVECKLGGHLQPSPLFHSHLETLQLLGAAQLPKQVTLSYGVFEGKLNVIKLHGPFSPEEDSSRFRSLHCLLYPDTPWCPQLVAR; encoded by the exons ATGCAGTGCCGGCTCCTCCGGGGCCTGGCTGGAGTCCTCCTCACTCTTCTGTGCATGGGGCTCCTCTCCCTACGGTACTACTCAAGCCCATCCCCGCAGGGCGTGCCGGAGACCCCCGGGCTGAGCCCGCCAAGCCCTCGGCCCCCGGAGCTGCAGCTGCACGATGTCTTCATCGCAGTCAAGACAACCCGGGCCTTCCACCAGTCCCGCCTGGAGCTGCTGCTCGACACGTGGGTCTCCAGGACCAGGGAACAGGTGACAA GGTCCCACCTCGTGGTCACCAACTGCTCTGCGGAGCACAGCCACCCTGCCCTGTCCTGCAAGATGGCTGCTGAGTTTGATGCCTTCTTGGCCAGCGGACTGAG GTGGTTCTGTCATGTGGATGACGACAACTATCTGAACCCGAGGGCGCTGCTGAAGCTGCTAAAAAGCTTCCCGTGGACCCGCGACGTCTACATCGGCCGGCCCAGCCTGAACCGGCCTATCCACGCTTCTGAGCCGCAGCCGAACAACCGCACG AGGCTGGTACAGTTCTGGTTTGCCACCGGGGGCGCCGGCTTCTGCATCAACCGCaaactggctttgaagatggccCCATGGGCCAG TGGCCCCCGCTTCGTGGACACATCTGCCCTCATCCGGCTGCCTGACGACTGCACTGTGGGCTACATCGTCGAGTGCAAGCTGGGCGGCCACCTGCAGCCCAGCCCTCTCTTCCACTCCCACCTGGAGACCCTGCAGCTGCTCGGGGCTGCCCAGCTCCCAAAGCAG GTCACCCTCAGCTATGGCGTCTTTGAGGGGAAACTCAACGTCATTAAGCTCCATGGCCCCTTCTCCCCTGAGGAGGACTCCTCCAG GTTTCGCTCCCTCCATTGTCTACTCTACCCGGATACTCCCTGGTGCCCACAGCTGGTGGCCCGATGA
- the MFNG gene encoding beta-1,3-N-acetylglucosaminyltransferase manic fringe isoform X1, translating to MQCRLLRGLAGVLLTLLCMGLLSLRYYSSPSPQGVPETPGLSPPSPRPPELQLHDVFIAVKTTRAFHQSRLELLLDTWVSRTREQTFIFTDSLDEGLQERLGSHLVVTNCSAEHSHPALSCKMAAEFDAFLASGLRWFCHVDDDNYLNPRALLKLLKSFPWTRDVYIGRPSLNRPIHASEPQPNNRTRLVQFWFATGGAGFCINRKLALKMAPWASGPRFVDTSALIRLPDDCTVGYIVECKLGGHLQPSPLFHSHLETLQLLGAAQLPKQVTLSYGVFEGKLNVIKLHGPFSPEEDSSRFRSLHCLLYPDTPWCPQLVAR from the exons ATGCAGTGCCGGCTCCTCCGGGGCCTGGCTGGAGTCCTCCTCACTCTTCTGTGCATGGGGCTCCTCTCCCTACGGTACTACTCAAGCCCATCCCCGCAGGGCGTGCCGGAGACCCCCGGGCTGAGCCCGCCAAGCCCTCGGCCCCCGGAGCTGCAGCTGCACGATGTCTTCATCGCAGTCAAGACAACCCGGGCCTTCCACCAGTCCCGCCTGGAGCTGCTGCTCGACACGTGGGTCTCCAGGACCAGGGAACAG aCGTTCATCTTCACCGACAGCCTGGATGAAGGCCTCCAGGAGAGACTGG GGTCCCACCTCGTGGTCACCAACTGCTCTGCGGAGCACAGCCACCCTGCCCTGTCCTGCAAGATGGCTGCTGAGTTTGATGCCTTCTTGGCCAGCGGACTGAG GTGGTTCTGTCATGTGGATGACGACAACTATCTGAACCCGAGGGCGCTGCTGAAGCTGCTAAAAAGCTTCCCGTGGACCCGCGACGTCTACATCGGCCGGCCCAGCCTGAACCGGCCTATCCACGCTTCTGAGCCGCAGCCGAACAACCGCACG AGGCTGGTACAGTTCTGGTTTGCCACCGGGGGCGCCGGCTTCTGCATCAACCGCaaactggctttgaagatggccCCATGGGCCAG TGGCCCCCGCTTCGTGGACACATCTGCCCTCATCCGGCTGCCTGACGACTGCACTGTGGGCTACATCGTCGAGTGCAAGCTGGGCGGCCACCTGCAGCCCAGCCCTCTCTTCCACTCCCACCTGGAGACCCTGCAGCTGCTCGGGGCTGCCCAGCTCCCAAAGCAG GTCACCCTCAGCTATGGCGTCTTTGAGGGGAAACTCAACGTCATTAAGCTCCATGGCCCCTTCTCCCCTGAGGAGGACTCCTCCAG GTTTCGCTCCCTCCATTGTCTACTCTACCCGGATACTCCCTGGTGCCCACAGCTGGTGGCCCGATGA